From Spirosoma aerolatum, one genomic window encodes:
- a CDS encoding sugar isomerase domain-containing protein, translating to MNPTAAYIQRSRDILTTIEAQAQAIQQAAEWFSQTILTGRMVHLFGSGHSRIMVEEMWPRYGSFPGFNPIVELSLSFHNLVVGANGQRQAMFLENVPGLAGRILRNYDLSKLDSALVISSSGCNVVPIEMAELFQQQGIKVVALVTKQHAEKSTSKRPDGKKLSDFADLILDTGAPVGDAMITVPGLDTPVAPGSTVGGAVLVNCIKAETARLLTEAGHPPRVLSATNVVGSERAVSLFESAYDEHAHRLAKLYQNVGIPSYVSEQAETPTPQQP from the coding sequence ATGAATCCTACCGCTGCGTATATCCAACGCTCCCGCGATATTTTAACCACCATCGAAGCACAGGCGCAGGCCATTCAGCAAGCCGCCGAGTGGTTTAGCCAGACCATCCTGACCGGCCGCATGGTTCACCTCTTTGGCAGTGGCCACAGCCGGATCATGGTCGAGGAGATGTGGCCACGCTACGGGTCATTTCCGGGTTTTAACCCCATTGTTGAGCTGTCGCTATCGTTTCACAACCTCGTGGTTGGGGCCAATGGGCAACGGCAGGCCATGTTTCTCGAAAACGTACCGGGTCTGGCCGGGCGTATCCTGCGCAATTATGACCTGTCAAAGCTAGATTCAGCCCTGGTCATATCGTCCAGCGGGTGCAACGTGGTCCCCATCGAAATGGCCGAATTATTTCAGCAGCAGGGCATTAAAGTGGTTGCGCTGGTTACGAAACAACATGCCGAAAAAAGCACTAGTAAACGGCCCGACGGTAAAAAGCTTAGCGATTTCGCCGATCTGATTCTGGATACGGGTGCTCCCGTAGGCGACGCCATGATCACCGTTCCGGGACTGGATACACCCGTTGCCCCCGGCTCAACGGTGGGTGGCGCTGTGCTGGTCAACTGTATCAAGGCCGAAACGGCCCGACTGCTCACCGAAGCCGGACATCCGCCCAGGGTTTTGTCGGCAACAAACGTGGTCGGTTCCGAACGGGCGGTTTCCCTGTTTGAAAGTGCCTACGACGAACACGCCCACCGGCTTGCCAAACTGTATCAAAACGTCGGCATACCGTCCTACGTGAGCGAACAGGCAGAAACCCCAACACCCCAGCAGCCATGA
- a CDS encoding SIS domain-containing protein has protein sequence MNPILNEILEIPARARDVLNSPIQALPLQVPYLGMGSSYFAPLAFKYMGLPIYPELASEYVYYGDKGQKAPMAVLLSQSGRSSEVLWCRELVDQYVAVSNYPTSDLCTAPNVAHVLPIMAGEEHYSSSKTYVNTLIALFKGFGLSPDAAVNLIAENFEQYREQGHKLAEQVLTVRSQFPIHGMYVTGSGPNIGTAYEAALILSESTKLNFHGLPMAQYDHGPKETAKDSIVIQILAKGPAYERTQRLSDMVTKAGAHVFIVEVPAQSALTADENLSILHNIIPFNFMAYYMAEKLNIGETFVVGGKVTEAD, from the coding sequence ATGAACCCGATTCTGAACGAAATTTTAGAAATTCCTGCCCGAGCCAGAGATGTGTTGAACAGCCCGATCCAAGCCTTACCGTTGCAGGTACCGTATCTGGGCATGGGGTCTTCGTATTTTGCACCACTGGCGTTTAAATACATGGGCTTGCCCATTTATCCAGAACTAGCATCGGAATATGTATACTACGGCGATAAAGGCCAAAAAGCACCAATGGCCGTTTTGCTGTCTCAGTCGGGCCGGAGTAGCGAAGTACTCTGGTGTCGGGAATTAGTTGATCAATATGTGGCGGTATCGAACTACCCAACCAGCGATCTGTGTACCGCGCCGAATGTGGCCCACGTACTGCCGATCATGGCGGGGGAAGAACACTACTCATCTTCTAAAACCTACGTCAACACGCTGATTGCCCTGTTCAAAGGGTTTGGACTTTCGCCCGATGCAGCTGTAAATCTGATCGCTGAAAATTTTGAGCAGTACCGCGAGCAGGGGCATAAGCTAGCCGAACAAGTACTGACAGTGCGCAGCCAATTTCCCATTCACGGCATGTACGTGACAGGGAGCGGTCCCAATATTGGAACCGCTTACGAAGCCGCCCTGATTCTGAGCGAAAGCACAAAACTGAATTTTCACGGCCTTCCAATGGCGCAGTACGACCACGGCCCGAAAGAAACCGCTAAAGACAGCATCGTCATTCAGATCCTGGCGAAGGGACCAGCCTACGAACGGACACAGCGGCTATCGGATATGGTCACAAAAGCAGGGGCGCATGTTTTTATCGTTGAAGTCCCCGCTCAGTCTGCCCTTACGGCTGATGAAAACTTATCTATTCTTCACAACATTATCCCGTTCAATTTCATGGCCTATTACATGGCCGAGAAATTGAACATCGGCGAGACCTTTGTGGTGGGGGGTAAGGTTACCGAAGCGGATTGA
- a CDS encoding DMT family transporter encodes MKNKPDAWILYSIAAAFFWGTWGVVAKLISDDVSPFTNHLLFSVGMLLTLPLVIKKVSTVKPDRRGILWGLVAGVLAITGNVAVYQAFTSGGLAAIVIPVTNLYPLVTIGIALLVFKEKLNWINGIGILLAIPAVVMLSGESLLFDNPAAFFKTIGLRPWLLYSLVALFFWGVFSAAQKQTTNYVSAEWSYVSFIVSSVLIAFLFVVLGWANFAMSTKTVVLGSLAGMLNGLGVLASFAAYSAEGKASKVTTIAGALQPVFTIILAMIFLNESLSIIESLGIVLAIIGALTLSYEKPKTEPKSVII; translated from the coding sequence ATGAAAAACAAACCTGATGCTTGGATTCTGTATTCAATTGCAGCCGCTTTTTTTTGGGGGACCTGGGGCGTAGTGGCCAAACTGATTTCTGACGACGTGAGCCCATTTACCAATCACCTCCTGTTTAGTGTAGGGATGCTATTGACACTGCCGCTGGTAATCAAAAAAGTCAGCACCGTAAAGCCCGACCGCAGAGGTATTTTGTGGGGTTTGGTGGCGGGTGTGCTGGCCATAACAGGTAATGTAGCCGTCTATCAGGCCTTTACATCAGGCGGGCTGGCGGCCATCGTGATTCCAGTGACGAATCTGTATCCACTGGTGACCATTGGCATTGCCCTGTTAGTTTTCAAAGAAAAACTGAACTGGATCAACGGGATCGGTATATTGCTGGCCATACCCGCTGTGGTGATGCTCTCCGGCGAATCGTTGCTATTTGACAATCCGGCTGCTTTTTTCAAAACCATCGGCCTGCGCCCCTGGCTATTATATTCGCTGGTAGCCTTGTTTTTCTGGGGTGTGTTTAGTGCGGCTCAAAAACAGACAACCAACTATGTTTCAGCCGAATGGTCGTATGTGAGCTTTATCGTCTCGTCGGTACTGATTGCCTTCTTATTTGTAGTATTGGGCTGGGCCAACTTCGCCATGTCTACTAAAACAGTGGTACTCGGCTCGTTGGCGGGCATGCTAAACGGATTAGGGGTATTGGCTAGTTTTGCAGCTTATAGTGCCGAAGGCAAAGCCTCCAAAGTAACCACAATTGCGGGTGCTTTGCAGCCTGTTTTTACAATAATACTGGCGATGATTTTCCTGAACGAAAGTCTTTCCATAATTGAATCGCTGGGCATTGTACTGGCCATCATCGGGGCATTGACTCTGTCTTATGAGAAACCCAAAACAGAACCGAAGTCTGTCATTATATAA
- a CDS encoding GntR family transcriptional regulator translates to MTDQPNRIPQYQYLYETLRQDIIRGVFKAGDLLPSESVLQQQYRLTQPTIRQALSLLVQEGYIKKHQGKGSIVQAIPIGLGVMSLQTHVAHVDENAAVSEGPSAEVITTIILAKPILCPFPNELLFYPTDETPDTQYYCLERLRSVNGNPVFFEKLILPNRYLPNLSRQRLTNRSFFDLLRTKYGLVVTGGEQKIQALAADQSIAGQLQIEPGSPVLRLEKRIDTNKSDFSFYSLLFARTDQFLLQGRF, encoded by the coding sequence ATGACTGACCAGCCCAACCGCATTCCACAGTACCAGTATTTATATGAAACGCTCCGGCAGGACATTATCCGGGGGGTATTCAAAGCGGGGGATTTATTGCCTTCCGAAAGTGTACTACAACAGCAGTACCGGCTAACGCAACCTACAATTCGGCAAGCGCTATCGCTACTAGTCCAGGAGGGCTATATCAAGAAACATCAGGGAAAAGGCAGCATCGTGCAGGCGATTCCGATTGGGTTGGGGGTCATGTCGCTGCAAACGCATGTTGCGCATGTTGACGAGAACGCGGCAGTTTCGGAAGGGCCTTCCGCTGAAGTGATTACCACGATCATCCTGGCCAAACCCATTCTATGCCCTTTTCCTAACGAACTGTTGTTTTACCCCACTGATGAGACGCCAGATACCCAATATTATTGTCTGGAGCGACTTCGGTCGGTGAACGGTAATCCCGTGTTTTTCGAAAAGTTGATTTTACCAAATCGGTATCTACCCAATTTATCACGTCAACGGCTGACGAACCGCTCATTTTTTGATCTACTGCGAACAAAATATGGCCTGGTGGTCACGGGGGGGGAGCAAAAAATTCAGGCGTTGGCTGCCGATCAATCCATTGCTGGTCAACTACAAATCGAGCCGGGAAGTCCGGTGCTTCGATTGGAAAAACGGATCGATACGAACAAAAGTGATTTTAGCTTTTATTCGCTCCTGTTCGCCCGTACCGACCAGTTTTTGCTGCAAGGGCGGTTCTGA
- a CDS encoding ROK family protein gives MSQAIGIDLGGTRIKGVLIDTITGTVLHQLITPTGDGPTGDGENGNWQRAVADTVQALSQQTTESILSIGLSAPGLPTPNNTAIACMPGRLQGLEGFDWSAYLDKPVRVLNDAHAALMAEARFGALKGAQHGLMLTLGTGVGGGLLLNGQLYQGFFQMAGHLGHVTVNADSVHNDITNMPGSLEDAIGNVTVSKRSFGRYQTTHELVDGYRQGEPLATQVWLTSIRQLAVALASFANAFSPEIIVLGGGIMQADRALLDPLQTFFDLFEWRPAGKKTSLRKAYFEEWAGAIGAAAFLNQ, from the coding sequence TTGAGTCAGGCAATAGGCATTGATTTAGGCGGAACACGCATCAAAGGCGTGCTGATCGACACGATCACAGGAACGGTTCTCCATCAGTTGATTACGCCAACCGGCGACGGGCCAACCGGCGACGGCGAAAACGGGAATTGGCAACGAGCGGTTGCGGATACTGTTCAGGCGTTGAGCCAGCAGACCACCGAATCGATTCTGAGCATTGGATTGTCGGCACCGGGTTTGCCTACGCCCAATAACACGGCCATTGCCTGTATGCCTGGCCGGTTGCAAGGGCTCGAAGGATTCGACTGGTCGGCCTATCTGGATAAGCCCGTTCGGGTGCTGAACGATGCTCATGCCGCCCTGATGGCCGAAGCCCGCTTCGGTGCGCTCAAAGGGGCGCAGCATGGTCTCATGCTCACGCTGGGTACGGGCGTGGGAGGTGGCCTGTTGTTGAACGGACAACTCTACCAGGGTTTCTTTCAAATGGCCGGTCACCTGGGGCATGTTACGGTAAATGCCGATAGTGTGCATAACGACATTACCAACATGCCCGGCAGTCTGGAAGATGCCATTGGGAATGTAACTGTTAGCAAACGCTCGTTTGGACGCTACCAGACCACCCACGAACTGGTCGATGGCTACCGGCAGGGTGAGCCGCTGGCCACGCAGGTCTGGCTTACCTCAATCCGGCAGCTGGCCGTTGCGCTGGCCTCGTTTGCCAATGCGTTCTCGCCCGAAATCATTGTGCTGGGTGGCGGTATCATGCAGGCTGATCGGGCCTTGCTCGACCCGCTCCAGACCTTTTTTGACCTGTTCGAGTGGCGACCGGCGGGAAAAAAGACTAGCCTGCGTAAAGCGTATTTTGAGGAGTGGGCCGGAGCTATTGGCGCAGCGGCCTTTCTAAACCAATAA
- a CDS encoding phosphotriesterase family protein, with translation MSFIRTVLGDIPAVQAGITYAHEHLIIEESFPTLANPDFLLNDVDKVSAELTEVYAAGGRTMIDTMPANCGRNVLKLAEVSRRTGIQIVVPTGIHLEQYYPKSHWRYQYSEDLLTRLFIADVVDGIDQYDYNGPVVERTTHKAGMIKLATGDEPITPHQETIFRAVVNTHLETGVPILTHTNAGRHALAQAELFDKLGADLRHVVVSHVDRCQDVAYHRALLKTGVRVEFDSAFRWKKSEENGTFRLLELLLPDFSDQIMAGMDAARNTYWRSYGGSPGLTYLLTTFHDELDRRGLSEYWNRLMIDNPTALYSFSKVL, from the coding sequence ATGTCCTTTATCCGAACCGTTTTGGGCGATATTCCGGCCGTGCAGGCGGGTATCACCTACGCCCATGAGCACCTCATTATTGAGGAAAGTTTTCCAACGCTGGCCAACCCGGATTTTTTGCTGAACGATGTTGACAAGGTATCGGCCGAACTGACCGAAGTGTATGCAGCTGGTGGCCGAACAATGATCGACACTATGCCCGCCAACTGCGGCCGGAACGTGTTGAAATTGGCAGAAGTATCGCGCCGAACGGGTATTCAGATTGTAGTGCCAACGGGTATTCACCTCGAACAATATTACCCGAAATCCCACTGGCGGTATCAGTATTCCGAGGATCTGTTGACGCGCTTGTTCATCGCTGATGTGGTCGACGGGATTGACCAGTACGATTACAATGGGCCTGTCGTCGAGCGAACGACACACAAAGCCGGGATGATTAAACTGGCCACTGGCGACGAACCTATCACGCCCCATCAGGAAACCATTTTTCGGGCCGTCGTCAATACCCATCTCGAAACGGGCGTACCGATTCTGACCCATACCAACGCGGGTCGTCATGCGCTAGCACAAGCCGAATTGTTTGATAAACTCGGGGCCGACCTACGTCACGTTGTTGTCTCCCACGTAGATCGCTGTCAGGACGTAGCCTATCATCGTGCGCTGCTAAAAACGGGGGTTCGGGTTGAGTTCGACAGTGCCTTTCGGTGGAAGAAGAGTGAAGAAAACGGGACATTTCGACTGTTGGAGCTGCTGCTACCCGATTTTTCGGACCAGATCATGGCTGGGATGGATGCCGCCCGAAACACGTACTGGCGTTCGTATGGCGGCTCACCGGGCTTAACGTACCTGCTGACAACCTTTCACGACGAACTTGACCGACGAGGGTTGAGCGAGTACTGGAATCGGCTGATGATCGATAATCCAACGGCGTTGTACAGCTTTAGTAAAGTCTTATAA
- a CDS encoding sugar phosphate isomerase/epimerase family protein — protein sequence MMNRRTFLGTAAGSLVLAQQASLAGIPIQKPLVSAHVWVFSSDMPKYDCFPVLDKVFADVKYAGFDGIELMDVALRHDDSVSKIGDLIQQTGVLLIGASHGQSLWDKNKQTENVDNAGKVIERIAKLNGRVLGLSVGDAKRKKTPEDFDVQADTLKQIQAIGRQYKVIPNLHNHTYEVENGLYDLTNSLQRVPDIALGPDLDWLFQAKVDVPTFLKTYADKIVYMHLRDHLWTGVWSEALGEGIMDFGAIARQLKQLHFSGDITVELAFPYGYKPTRPIRESLKMSRQVIKKQFGV from the coding sequence ATGATGAACCGACGCACTTTTTTAGGAACAGCGGCCGGGTCGCTGGTGCTTGCTCAACAGGCATCGCTTGCCGGTATACCTATTCAAAAACCACTTGTGAGTGCTCACGTATGGGTTTTCTCGTCCGACATGCCCAAATACGACTGTTTCCCGGTGCTCGACAAGGTATTTGCCGATGTGAAATACGCCGGATTTGACGGCATCGAATTGATGGATGTTGCCTTGCGCCATGATGATTCCGTCTCGAAAATTGGCGATCTGATTCAGCAGACGGGCGTGTTACTGATCGGGGCATCGCATGGGCAGAGCCTGTGGGACAAAAACAAGCAAACCGAAAACGTAGACAATGCCGGGAAAGTCATCGAACGCATTGCCAAACTAAACGGGCGAGTATTGGGCCTGTCGGTCGGGGATGCCAAACGCAAAAAGACGCCCGAAGACTTTGACGTACAGGCCGATACACTGAAACAGATTCAGGCCATCGGCAGGCAATACAAGGTCATTCCGAATCTGCACAACCATACGTACGAAGTCGAAAACGGGCTGTACGACCTGACAAATAGCCTTCAGCGGGTGCCCGACATCGCCCTCGGTCCCGACCTCGATTGGCTGTTTCAGGCGAAGGTGGATGTACCTACGTTCCTGAAAACCTACGCCGACAAAATCGTGTATATGCACCTGCGAGACCACCTCTGGACGGGTGTGTGGTCGGAAGCACTGGGCGAAGGCATAATGGACTTCGGCGCGATTGCCCGTCAGTTGAAGCAGCTTCATTTCTCAGGCGATATCACCGTTGAACTGGCCTTCCCATATGGGTACAAACCTACTCGCCCCATCCGTGAGAGTCTGAAAATGAGTCGACAGGTGATAAAAAAACAGTTTGGCGTGTAA
- a CDS encoding FAD-dependent oxidoreductase — protein sequence MATVFNHLHIPLLAETDILVIGAGSAGCVAALSAASQDQTLSVMLVERYGFPGGSSTQMLDTFYGFFTPGATSRNGGPRKIVGGWPDRVVNELDKVGAVFLRPNTYGAGTGVNYNPERLKLVWDQLIQQQGIRYLLHTTLIDVATEGERYACIFWNKGGFQKVLARRVIDASGDADFCHLAGFAYETAGQHEPAQSLTTTFRMSNVELDEYERAGGKKMLALKMAEAVTSGRHPLPRKEGSAHEMNAQKCISTVAVKVAGLSALNADELTQAEVEGRRQAFVYEDFFRDDVPGYQNANIIGLSHQIGVRETRRVYGEHRLTKEECLAGLMPDDRIFLCGAPIEDHRHDASGADETYWEYIPGSGVYGVPYGTIVPKGSQSVWVVGRCFSATHDAHASCRSMAQTMSMGQAAGLAAVQSIQNDEAASALNVSRLQQNLRRLGAILAIPDAVADTSRNGWRNNRVPQTEVNVQY from the coding sequence ATGGCAACCGTTTTCAATCATCTTCATATTCCGCTACTGGCCGAAACCGATATTCTGGTGATTGGTGCGGGTTCGGCGGGTTGCGTGGCGGCCCTGTCGGCTGCGTCCCAGGATCAAACCCTATCCGTCATGCTGGTCGAGCGGTACGGGTTTCCGGGAGGCTCGTCTACCCAGATGCTCGATACATTCTACGGCTTTTTTACGCCAGGGGCTACGTCCCGCAACGGCGGACCGCGCAAAATCGTGGGCGGCTGGCCCGACCGGGTTGTTAATGAACTGGATAAAGTGGGTGCGGTGTTTCTGCGGCCCAATACCTACGGGGCCGGAACCGGCGTGAACTACAACCCCGAACGGCTGAAACTCGTCTGGGATCAACTGATTCAGCAACAGGGTATTCGGTATCTGTTACATACCACACTGATCGACGTGGCCACGGAAGGGGAGCGATATGCCTGTATTTTCTGGAATAAAGGCGGTTTTCAGAAAGTGCTGGCTCGCCGGGTCATCGACGCATCGGGCGACGCCGATTTCTGCCATCTGGCGGGCTTTGCTTATGAAACGGCCGGGCAACATGAACCTGCCCAAAGCCTGACGACGACCTTTCGCATGAGTAATGTGGAACTGGACGAGTACGAGCGGGCGGGTGGGAAGAAAATGCTAGCCCTGAAAATGGCGGAAGCCGTTACCAGCGGACGGCACCCGCTGCCCCGCAAAGAAGGCTCGGCCCACGAGATGAACGCCCAAAAGTGCATCTCAACCGTGGCCGTCAAAGTGGCCGGACTGTCGGCGCTGAATGCCGACGAACTCACCCAGGCGGAGGTGGAAGGACGACGGCAGGCATTTGTTTACGAGGATTTTTTTCGGGACGATGTGCCCGGTTATCAAAACGCGAATATCATCGGGTTGTCGCACCAGATTGGTGTTCGCGAGACCCGGCGCGTGTACGGCGAACACCGCCTGACTAAAGAGGAATGCCTGGCCGGGCTCATGCCCGACGACCGTATTTTCCTCTGCGGAGCCCCCATCGAAGACCACCGACACGATGCCAGCGGAGCCGACGAAACTTACTGGGAATACATTCCCGGTTCGGGGGTGTATGGCGTTCCCTACGGTACGATTGTGCCCAAAGGGAGCCAGTCGGTCTGGGTCGTTGGGCGTTGTTTTTCGGCCACCCATGATGCCCATGCCTCGTGCCGGTCGATGGCGCAAACCATGTCGATGGGGCAGGCGGCCGGACTGGCGGCTGTGCAATCCATACAAAACGACGAAGCAGCTAGCGCATTGAACGTAAGTCGACTTCAGCAGAACCTACGCAGGCTGGGGGCCATACTGGCCATACCGGATGCCGTGGCTGATACATCGCGAAACGGCTGGCGAAACAATAGGGTGCCGCAGACAGAAGTCAATGTTCAGTACTAA
- a CDS encoding SDR family NAD(P)-dependent oxidoreductase, translated as MGQWLAQKRIVIIGGTTGLGFSAAKAFVEEGASVIVVGRDAENGRLAEVQLQGRGIAISGDATEPATAQTAIERCQEAFGGFDGLYHVAGGSGRRQGDGPLHELSLDGWNYTFSLNLTSLMLSNQAAVQAFLEQGTGGTILNMGSVLGYSPSPAYFATHAYAATKSAVIGFTRSIAAYYAPQNIRINVLAPALVETPMAQRAAQDDTILSFIQTKQPLNGGRIGQPGDLDGAAVYFLSDASQFTTGQVLSVDGGWSISEGQI; from the coding sequence ATGGGTCAGTGGTTAGCGCAGAAACGTATTGTAATTATCGGCGGAACGACCGGTCTGGGTTTCTCGGCGGCTAAAGCGTTTGTCGAAGAAGGGGCATCAGTCATCGTAGTCGGGCGTGATGCCGAGAATGGTCGGCTAGCCGAAGTCCAGTTGCAAGGTAGGGGCATTGCCATCAGTGGTGACGCTACAGAGCCAGCCACAGCTCAAACGGCTATAGAACGTTGTCAGGAAGCTTTCGGTGGATTCGATGGACTTTACCACGTAGCCGGGGGCAGCGGCCGTCGCCAGGGAGATGGACCACTACATGAACTGAGTCTCGACGGTTGGAATTACACGTTTTCTCTGAATCTGACATCGCTCATGCTGTCTAACCAGGCGGCTGTACAGGCGTTTCTGGAACAGGGAACCGGCGGCACGATTCTGAACATGGGCTCGGTATTAGGCTATTCGCCCTCGCCAGCTTATTTCGCTACCCATGCGTATGCCGCTACTAAATCGGCAGTTATTGGCTTCACCAGATCGATTGCAGCTTATTATGCACCGCAAAATATCCGCATTAACGTACTGGCCCCGGCTTTGGTCGAAACACCCATGGCCCAGCGGGCCGCTCAGGATGATACTATTTTGTCGTTTATCCAAACCAAACAGCCACTCAATGGAGGGCGAATTGGCCAACCCGGCGACCTCGACGGGGCTGCGGTTTATTTCCTCTCCGACGCATCCCAATTCACAACTGGGCAAGTATTATCGGTCGATGGTGGCTGGAGCATTAGCGAAGGACAGATTTAG
- a CDS encoding Gfo/Idh/MocA family protein yields the protein MNSRRKFLRQLGGTTALLAGGAPLVNAETRGIRAGSVHLMTPLQPRSTADTINIGLIGAGIIGHYDLDCALKVPGTKVVAVADLYDPRLVRAKEVWGNDLFTTRDYREVLVRKDVDAVLICVPDHWHDRISIAALQAGKHVYCEKPMVHHIDEGKAVIDAHKKSGKVFQVGSQRASSAAVLEAKKRYEAGDIGELTSVETFLDRTDALGAWQYTMPPNLDPKDVDWDRFLGDAPKRPFQAERFFRWRNYKEYGTGVAGDLFVHLLTGVHTITGSQGPTRIFALGDLNYWKDGRDAYDLVTAIMDYPKTDKNPSFQFTTRVNLATGAGGDIHTRLVGTEGVVDIGWNSFMLNRLKRPNAPMYSTGYDALFTYPKAMQEEFIRQYDQKYPAGQFTRQIQNEPAVAFNTPAGYDDRLDHMIVFFNAIRANDPSLVKEDAEFGLRAAAPSLAANLSAEQKKVINWDPVGMKLIKTT from the coding sequence ATGAATTCAAGACGTAAATTTCTCCGCCAACTGGGTGGCACCACCGCCTTACTGGCGGGTGGGGCACCCCTGGTGAATGCCGAAACACGGGGCATACGAGCTGGTTCCGTCCACCTCATGACCCCGCTACAACCGCGTTCAACGGCCGATACGATCAACATCGGGCTGATTGGTGCGGGCATCATTGGTCATTACGACCTCGATTGTGCGCTCAAAGTACCCGGTACAAAAGTGGTTGCCGTGGCCGACCTCTACGACCCACGACTCGTTCGGGCCAAAGAGGTCTGGGGCAACGACCTCTTTACAACCCGCGACTACCGCGAAGTACTGGTCCGCAAAGACGTCGACGCGGTGCTGATTTGTGTGCCCGACCACTGGCACGACCGCATCTCGATTGCGGCCCTTCAGGCGGGCAAGCACGTCTATTGCGAAAAGCCGATGGTTCACCACATCGACGAAGGCAAAGCGGTGATCGACGCCCACAAAAAATCGGGCAAAGTATTTCAGGTAGGCAGTCAGCGGGCGAGTAGTGCGGCTGTGCTGGAAGCCAAAAAACGGTACGAAGCCGGTGATATTGGCGAACTGACATCCGTAGAAACGTTTCTGGACCGGACCGATGCGCTGGGGGCCTGGCAGTACACCATGCCGCCCAACCTCGACCCGAAAGACGTAGACTGGGATCGCTTTCTGGGCGATGCTCCTAAGCGACCCTTTCAGGCCGAACGCTTTTTCCGCTGGCGCAACTACAAAGAATACGGAACGGGTGTCGCCGGGGATTTATTCGTTCACCTGCTCACGGGCGTCCACACCATTACGGGTTCGCAGGGGCCAACGCGGATTTTCGCGCTGGGCGACCTAAACTATTGGAAAGATGGCCGCGATGCCTACGACCTGGTCACGGCAATTATGGATTACCCCAAGACCGATAAAAACCCATCGTTTCAGTTTACGACGCGGGTCAATCTGGCAACGGGGGCTGGTGGCGACATTCACACGCGCCTGGTCGGAACGGAAGGGGTGGTTGATATTGGCTGGAATTCGTTTATGCTGAATCGGCTCAAACGGCCCAACGCACCCATGTACAGCACCGGCTACGATGCCTTGTTTACCTATCCGAAGGCCATGCAGGAGGAGTTCATTCGTCAGTATGACCAGAAATACCCGGCGGGGCAGTTTACCCGGCAAATCCAGAACGAACCTGCCGTAGCGTTCAATACACCGGCTGGCTACGACGACCGGCTGGATCACATGATCGTGTTCTTCAATGCCATTCGGGCGAATGACCCGTCGCTCGTGAAAGAAGACGCCGAGTTTGGTCTGCGGGCGGCTGCGCCCTCGCTGGCGGCCAACCTGAGCGCCGAGCAGAAAAAGGTGATCAACTGGGACCCTGTGGGCATGAAACTGATTAAAACCACCTGA